In Romboutsia lituseburensis, a genomic segment contains:
- a CDS encoding cyclodeaminase/cyclohydrolase family protein: MKISQKTCVEFVEVLASKAAVPGGGGAAALVGSIGMALGSMVCNLTIGKKKYAEYEESVKEILAKAGKIEEKLLNMIDEDAENFLPLSKAYGLPTSTEEEKKTKEETMENALKVACEVPINIVRVCYDAIKLHEDLVDKGSKLAISDVGVGVQCLRAAILSGQLNVVININSIKDQEYVNKVKTEIDSLVEEGVKICDEVYAKVEKALGK; encoded by the coding sequence ATGAAGATATCTCAAAAAACTTGTGTTGAGTTTGTAGAAGTATTAGCTTCAAAAGCAGCAGTACCTGGTGGCGGTGGAGCAGCAGCTCTAGTTGGATCTATAGGTATGGCTTTAGGCAGTATGGTATGCAACTTAACTATAGGAAAGAAAAAATACGCTGAATATGAAGAAAGCGTAAAAGAAATACTTGCTAAGGCAGGAAAGATAGAAGAAAAATTATTAAATATGATAGACGAAGATGCAGAAAATTTCCTACCTCTTTCAAAAGCTTATGGTCTTCCAACATCAACAGAGGAAGAAAAGAAGACAAAAGAGGAAACTATGGAAAATGCATTAAAGGTAGCTTGTGAAGTACCTATAAACATAGTAAGAGTTTGCTATGATGCAATAAAGCTACATGAGGACTTAGTAGATAAAGGTTCGAAGTTAGCTATAAGTGATGTAGGTGTTGGAGTTCAATGTTTAAGGGCAGCTATACTTAGTGGACAATTAAATGTTGTTATCAATATAAATTCTATAAAAGATCAAGAGTATGTTAATAAAGTAAAAACAGAAATAGACAGTCTAGTAGAAGAAGGTGTTAAAATCTGTGATGAAGTTTATGCTAAAGTTGAAAAAGCTTTAGGTAAGTAA
- a CDS encoding methylenetetrahydrofolate reductase C-terminal domain-containing protein: protein MIISENKPMQEILGFLKDAEKVVLVGCNQCAATCKSGGEEEVLKMKEALEAEGKTVLGYTLLDPACNLLKSKKDLKVLKEELKEADALLSLACGDGTQTIVKNVKKLPVYPANNTMFIGETKRVGEFEESCKACGECELGWTGGICPVTMCAKGLINGACGGAKNGKCEISPENDCAWIMIYERLKDIDQLENMIEIRPMKDYSKQNNPRHLNTKKKEEEATAQA, encoded by the coding sequence ATGATAATTTCTGAAAATAAACCAATGCAAGAAATCTTAGGATTTTTAAAAGATGCTGAGAAAGTTGTTTTAGTTGGTTGTAATCAATGTGCTGCTACTTGTAAGAGTGGTGGAGAAGAAGAAGTTCTTAAAATGAAAGAAGCTTTAGAAGCAGAAGGTAAAACTGTTTTAGGATATACATTATTAGACCCAGCATGTAACCTTTTAAAGTCTAAAAAAGACTTAAAAGTTTTAAAAGAAGAATTAAAAGAAGCAGATGCTCTTTTATCTTTAGCTTGTGGAGATGGAACACAAACAATAGTTAAAAATGTGAAAAAATTACCAGTTTATCCAGCTAACAACACTATGTTTATCGGGGAAACAAAGAGAGTTGGAGAATTCGAAGAGTCTTGTAAGGCTTGTGGAGAATGTGAACTTGGATGGACAGGAGGAATATGTCCAGTAACTATGTGTGCTAAAGGATTAATAAATGGTGCATGTGGTGGAGCTAAAAATGGTAAGTGTGAAATAAGCCCAGAAAATGACTGTGCATGGATAATGATATATGAAAGATTAAAAGACATAGATCAATTAGAAAACATGATAGAAATAAGACCTATGAAGGATTATTCTAAACAAAATAATCCAAGACATTTAAATACAAAGAAAAAAGAAGAAGAAGCTACAGCACAAGCTTAA
- a CDS encoding bifunctional 5,10-methylenetetrahydrofolate dehydrogenase/5,10-methenyltetrahydrofolate cyclohydrolase — protein MEVTATKGQIIKGKPVADQISETLIKEVNELVKEGINPKLAILRVGANGSDLAYERGALKRCESTGIQTQVVELPEDVTQEEYVKTLKGLNEDTNVNGILCFRPLPKQLDEEAIKYIIAPEKDVDSFSPINSAKVMEGDKTGFPPCTPTAVVEILKHYNVALSGSKVAVLGRSMVVGKPAAMLLLNENATVTICHSRTKDLAKVTSEADVLVAAVGRAKMVKEDFVKEGAVVIDVGINVDEEGKLCGDVDTDAVLDKVSMITPVPAGVGSVTTSILAKHVVKACKLQNNK, from the coding sequence ATGGAAGTAACTGCAACTAAAGGACAAATAATAAAAGGAAAACCAGTAGCAGATCAAATAAGCGAAACTTTAATAAAAGAAGTTAATGAATTAGTTAAAGAGGGAATAAATCCTAAATTAGCTATATTAAGAGTTGGAGCTAATGGAAGTGACTTAGCTTATGAAAGAGGAGCATTAAAGAGATGCGAAAGTACAGGAATACAAACACAAGTTGTAGAATTACCAGAAGATGTAACTCAAGAAGAGTACGTTAAAACATTAAAAGGATTAAATGAAGATACTAATGTTAATGGTATATTATGCTTTAGACCTCTTCCAAAGCAATTAGATGAAGAAGCTATAAAATATATAATAGCACCAGAAAAAGACGTAGATAGTTTCAGCCCAATAAACTCTGCTAAAGTTATGGAAGGTGATAAAACAGGATTCCCTCCATGTACACCAACTGCAGTAGTTGAAATATTAAAACACTATAATGTAGCATTAAGTGGATCTAAAGTAGCTGTACTTGGAAGAAGTATGGTAGTTGGAAAACCAGCAGCGATGCTTTTATTAAATGAAAATGCTACAGTAACTATATGTCACTCTAGAACTAAAGATTTAGCTAAGGTAACATCTGAAGCTGATGTTTTAGTAGCGGCAGTAGGTAGAGCTAAAATGGTTAAAGAAGACTTCGTAAAAGAAGGAGCAGTTGTTATAGATGTTGGTATAAATGTAGATGAAGAAGGGAAATTATGTGGAGACGTTGATACTGATGCAGTACTTGATAAAGTATCTATGATAACTCCAGTTCCTGCAGGCGTAGGTTCTGTAACTACATCTATACTTGCTAAACATGTAGTTAAAGCTTGTAAGTTACAAAACAACAAATAA
- a CDS encoding carbon monoxide dehydrogenase accessory protein CooC: MKIAITGKGGVGKTTFSSMLSRMFAEDGYRVVAVDADPDANLALALGFPREVYDSIVPISEMKKLVSDRTAASVGSFGKMFKMNPKVDDIPENYCKEYNGVRLLTLGTVDSGGSGCVCPEHVLLKRLCSHLILQNKDVVVMDMEAGIEHLGRGTASGVDAFIVVVEPGERSLQTYRKVKKLGNDIGVKKVFVVGNKIRNKEDEEFIISNLEDGESLGFIYYNQDVINSDRANKSPYDTSEETRGQVKSIQQKLMQLQNL; the protein is encoded by the coding sequence ATGAAAATAGCAATAACTGGTAAAGGCGGAGTAGGTAAAACGACTTTTTCTTCAATGTTATCTAGAATGTTTGCTGAAGACGGGTATAGAGTTGTTGCTGTAGACGCCGATCCTGATGCAAATTTAGCTTTAGCACTAGGTTTCCCTAGAGAGGTATATGATTCAATAGTTCCAATATCAGAAATGAAAAAATTAGTATCTGATAGAACTGCTGCATCAGTGGGATCATTTGGGAAAATGTTCAAAATGAATCCAAAAGTAGATGATATTCCAGAAAATTATTGTAAAGAATATAATGGTGTCAGACTACTTACTTTAGGAACAGTAGATTCAGGTGGATCTGGGTGTGTTTGCCCAGAACACGTATTATTAAAAAGATTATGCTCTCACCTAATACTACAAAATAAAGATGTAGTTGTTATGGATATGGAAGCAGGAATTGAACACTTAGGTAGAGGAACTGCTTCAGGTGTAGATGCATTTATAGTAGTTGTTGAGCCAGGTGAAAGAAGTCTACAAACTTATAGAAAAGTTAAAAAGCTAGGGAATGATATAGGTGTCAAAAAAGTATTTGTTGTAGGTAATAAAATTAGAAATAAAGAGGATGAAGAATTTATAATCTCTAATCTAGAAGATGGAGAATCATTAGGTTTTATTTATTACAACCAGGATGTTATAAATTCAGACAGAGCGAACAAATCTCCATATGACACAAGTGAAGAAACAAGAGGGCAAGTTAAGTCAATTCAGCAAAAATTAATGCAATTGCAAAACTTGTAA
- the lpdA gene encoding dihydrolipoyl dehydrogenase codes for MKIAVIGGGPGGYVAAIKAAMLGAEVTVVEKRRVGGTCLNVGCIPTKALLASSSMLMNINEAKDFGIDIEGEVKPNFKAIMDRKDKIVSQLIGGIEFLFEKRGVKLVNGFGKLVDKNTIEVTKEDGTKEIINADKIILANGSVPVVLPMFPYDKKRVITSDEVLGLEELPKSMLIIGGGVIGCEIGQFLRALGTEVTIVNRGDQILAFEDKDVAKQLHRQFKKDKIKVLTDSGIEKCEVVGDEVVTTLSNGKEIKTQYVLLAIGRKPNLVGSGVEEIGIELNRGKVVVDKNLQTNVEGIYAIGDLIDTPFLAHVASKEGVVAVENAFGKNKVVDYTAVPRCVYTEPEVAAVGKTEKQLEAEGVEYNVGKFEFRGLGKAQAIGHFQGFIKVLADSEDKIVGASIVGPHATDLLTELSLAIHLGLTVEQVGDVIHAHPTLSEGLMEALHDVHGECIHAAPKVVKAKA; via the coding sequence ATGAAAATAGCAGTTATCGGGGGCGGACCAGGTGGATACGTTGCAGCTATAAAAGCTGCCATGCTTGGTGCAGAAGTGACAGTTGTAGAAAAAAGAAGAGTAGGAGGAACTTGCTTAAATGTAGGTTGTATACCAACTAAAGCATTATTAGCATCTTCTTCAATGTTAATGAATATAAACGAAGCTAAAGACTTTGGAATAGATATAGAAGGCGAAGTTAAACCTAATTTTAAGGCTATAATGGATAGAAAAGATAAGATAGTTAGTCAGTTAATAGGTGGAATAGAATTTTTATTTGAAAAAAGAGGCGTAAAATTAGTTAATGGATTCGGAAAATTAGTAGATAAAAATACTATAGAAGTAACTAAAGAAGATGGGACAAAAGAAATCATAAATGCTGATAAAATAATATTAGCTAATGGATCTGTTCCTGTAGTGCTTCCTATGTTCCCATATGATAAAAAAAGAGTAATAACTAGTGATGAAGTACTAGGATTAGAAGAATTACCTAAGTCTATGCTTATAATTGGTGGCGGAGTTATAGGGTGTGAAATTGGTCAATTTTTAAGAGCTTTAGGAACTGAAGTGACTATAGTTAATAGAGGCGATCAAATATTAGCTTTTGAAGACAAAGATGTTGCAAAACAGTTGCATAGACAGTTCAAAAAGGATAAAATTAAAGTGTTAACAGATAGTGGAATAGAGAAATGTGAAGTAGTAGGAGACGAAGTAGTAACTACACTTTCAAATGGAAAAGAGATAAAAACACAATATGTATTACTGGCAATAGGTAGAAAGCCAAATCTTGTAGGTTCTGGGGTAGAAGAAATAGGTATAGAACTTAATAGAGGTAAGGTTGTAGTAGATAAAAACTTACAAACTAATGTAGAAGGTATATATGCAATAGGAGATTTAATAGATACTCCATTCTTAGCACATGTTGCTTCTAAAGAAGGTGTAGTAGCGGTAGAAAACGCTTTTGGAAAAAATAAAGTTGTTGATTATACTGCAGTACCAAGATGTGTATATACAGAACCAGAAGTAGCAGCAGTTGGAAAAACTGAAAAGCAATTAGAAGCAGAAGGTGTAGAATACAACGTAGGTAAGTTTGAATTTAGAGGATTAGGTAAAGCTCAAGCTATAGGTCACTTCCAAGGATTTATAAAAGTGCTTGCTGATAGTGAAGATAAGATAGTAGGGGCATCTATTGTAGGCCCTCATGCTACAGATCTATTAACAGAATTATCCCTTGCAATACATTTAGGATTAACAGTAGAGCAAGTAGGAGATGTAATACACGCTCATCCAACATTATCTGAAGGTTTAATGGAAGCTTTACATGATGTACATGGGGAATGTATACATGCCGCTCCAAAAGTAGTAAAAGCTAAAGCATAA
- a CDS encoding carbon monoxide dehydrogenase accessory protein CooC — MGYNIAVAGKGGTGKTSLTGLLINYLAVNKKGPVLVVDADANANINEVLGIDVETTIGAIREEVNQREKQGNAFPGGMTKAQYLQYRLNTCLAEGDGYDLMVMGRSEGEGCYCYVNGILREQTDKLSDAYDYLVIDNEAGMEHLSRKTTKHIDKLLLVSDCARRSVQAVARIRDLARELKLSVGDIYLIINKVPNGVLNEGIKEEIEKHNLNLIGVVPMDEMIYEYDSSGIPLVKLPEDSHAKMAINDIMSKLELK, encoded by the coding sequence ATGGGATATAATATAGCAGTAGCAGGAAAAGGTGGAACTGGTAAGACTAGTCTTACAGGGCTTTTAATTAATTATCTAGCAGTAAATAAAAAAGGACCAGTACTAGTTGTAGATGCAGATGCTAATGCAAACATAAATGAAGTATTAGGAATCGATGTTGAAACAACTATAGGTGCTATTAGAGAAGAAGTTAACCAAAGGGAAAAACAAGGGAATGCTTTTCCAGGAGGTATGACAAAAGCTCAATATTTACAATACAGATTAAACACTTGTTTAGCTGAAGGTGATGGATACGACTTAATGGTAATGGGTAGATCTGAAGGTGAAGGATGTTACTGTTATGTAAATGGAATATTAAGAGAACAAACTGATAAACTTTCAGATGCTTATGACTATCTAGTTATAGATAATGAAGCTGGAATGGAGCATTTAAGCAGAAAAACTACTAAGCATATAGATAAATTACTATTAGTTAGTGACTGTGCAAGACGTAGTGTTCAAGCTGTTGCAAGAATAAGAGACTTAGCAAGAGAACTTAAGTTAAGTGTAGGAGACATATACTTAATAATAAATAAAGTACCTAATGGTGTTTTAAACGAAGGTATAAAAGAAGAAATAGAAAAGCATAATCTAAATCTTATAGGGGTAGTTCCTATGGATGAAATGATATATGAGTACGATTCTTCAGGGATACCACTGGTTAAATTACCTGAAGATTCACATGCTAAAATGGCTATAAATGATATAATGTCCAAATTAGAATTAAAATAG
- a CDS encoding methylenetetrahydrofolate reductase, with protein sequence MSLLRETLESGKFAVTTEMAPPKGTDLSHLIECAKPLVGRVHAANVTDFQSAVMRTTSLATCKLLKDVGLEPVIQMTGRDRNRIAIQGEMLSAGVFGINNMLALTGDHTVVGDHPQAKGVFDLDVVGILQTAETLMKGTDLVGNQLKGSPEFYLGASVTPEYAPIEVQLLKMRKKIAAGAKFFQTQAVYDIEHMREFRKLTKDMDCKILAGIVPLKSPGMAKFMTANVPGIFVPDDQIERLRAAGKENWVSEGIKMAGEFIRQLIDEDLCDGVHIMAIGAEENVPAILDAAGL encoded by the coding sequence ATGAGCTTATTAAGAGAAACACTAGAAAGCGGAAAATTTGCAGTAACTACTGAAATGGCACCTCCAAAAGGAACTGACTTATCTCACTTAATAGAGTGTGCAAAACCATTAGTAGGGAGAGTTCATGCAGCAAACGTAACAGACTTCCAATCTGCAGTAATGAGAACAACTTCACTTGCTACTTGCAAGTTATTAAAAGATGTAGGATTAGAACCGGTTATACAAATGACTGGAAGAGATAGAAATAGAATAGCAATACAAGGTGAAATGTTATCTGCTGGTGTATTTGGAATAAATAATATGCTAGCTTTAACAGGTGACCATACAGTAGTTGGAGACCATCCACAAGCTAAAGGAGTATTTGACTTAGATGTTGTTGGTATACTTCAAACTGCTGAAACATTAATGAAAGGGACTGACTTAGTTGGAAATCAATTAAAAGGTTCTCCAGAGTTTTACTTAGGAGCATCAGTAACTCCAGAGTATGCTCCAATAGAAGTACAATTATTAAAAATGAGAAAGAAAATAGCAGCTGGTGCTAAATTCTTCCAAACTCAAGCTGTTTATGATATAGAGCACATGAGAGAATTTAGAAAATTAACTAAAGATATGGACTGTAAGATACTAGCTGGTATAGTACCTTTAAAATCTCCAGGAATGGCTAAATTCATGACTGCAAATGTTCCAGGTATATTTGTTCCAGATGATCAAATAGAAAGACTTAGAGCTGCAGGAAAAGAAAACTGGGTATCAGAAGGTATAAAAATGGCTGGAGAATTTATTAGACAATTAATAGATGAAGACTTATGTGATGGAGTTCACATAATGGCAATAGGGGCTGAAGAAAACGTTCCTGCTATATTAGATGCAGCAGGATTATAA
- the acsD gene encoding acetyl-CoA decarbonylase/synthase complex subunit delta translates to MAFKMSVQKYSGKVSEVEIGTGEKAIKIGGENILPFYNFDGEAVNTQKVGIEITDVYPEGWTDSFKEMYKEVCDCPVKWAKHVEENTEADFICLKLESADPNGLDKTPEECAEIVKQVVDAISLPLVISGCGNHEKDGKVFEKVAQAVDGNNCLFLSATEDNYKAVGAATTMAYNHKVSAESSVDINLAKQLNVLLTQLGVKSENIVMNVGASAVGYGYEYVASTMDRIRLAAFGQNDKSLQMPIITPVSFETWHVKESIASEEDEPAWGCVEKRGIAMEISTAVSSLVGGSNAVILRHPESIETVKELVSALA, encoded by the coding sequence ATGGCATTTAAGATGTCTGTTCAAAAGTATTCTGGTAAAGTATCAGAAGTGGAAATAGGGACAGGAGAAAAAGCAATAAAAATAGGTGGAGAAAATATATTACCGTTTTATAACTTTGATGGAGAAGCAGTAAACACTCAAAAAGTAGGAATAGAAATAACTGACGTTTATCCAGAAGGATGGACTGATTCATTTAAAGAAATGTATAAAGAAGTTTGTGACTGTCCAGTTAAATGGGCTAAGCATGTAGAAGAAAATACAGAAGCAGATTTTATATGCTTAAAGCTTGAAAGTGCTGATCCAAATGGATTAGATAAAACTCCAGAAGAATGTGCTGAAATAGTTAAGCAAGTTGTAGATGCAATAAGCTTACCTTTAGTTATATCTGGATGTGGAAACCATGAAAAAGATGGAAAAGTATTTGAAAAGGTTGCTCAAGCAGTAGATGGAAACAATTGCTTATTCTTATCTGCTACAGAAGATAACTATAAAGCTGTAGGAGCAGCGACTACTATGGCTTACAATCATAAAGTATCAGCTGAATCATCAGTTGATATAAACCTAGCTAAGCAATTAAACGTTTTATTAACTCAATTAGGAGTAAAATCTGAAAATATAGTTATGAACGTAGGCGCTTCAGCTGTTGGTTATGGATACGAGTATGTTGCATCAACTATGGATAGAATTAGACTTGCTGCATTTGGTCAAAATGATAAATCATTACAAATGCCTATAATAACTCCAGTTTCTTTCGAAACATGGCATGTTAAAGAATCTATAGCAAGTGAAGAAGATGAACCAGCTTGGGGATGTGTAGAAAAAAGAGGAATAGCTATGGAAATATCAACAGCTGTAAGTTCATTAGTTGGTGGTTCGAACGCAGTTATACTTCGTCATCCAGAATCAATAGAAACTGTAAAAGAATTAGTTAGCGCATTAGCTTAA
- a CDS encoding formate--tetrahydrofolate ligase: MGFKSDIEIAQEAQPQDIREIAKKLGLGEDDIELYGKYKAKVDYNLLKRDNGGKKAKLILTTAINPTPAGEGKTTTTIGVADGLSKLGENVLVALREPSLGPVFGVKGGAAGGGYAQVVPMEDINLHFTGDFHAIGAANNLLAAMLDNHIHQGNTLGIDSRTITWRRCVDMNDRQLRNVVDGLGARADGVVREDGFDITVASEVMAAFCLASDITDLKARLGRIIVGYNFQGEPVTAEQLKANGAMAALLKDALKPNLVQTLEGTPAFVHGGPFANIAHGCNSVIATRMAMHFADYVVTEGGFGADLGAEKFLDIKCRMADLKPDAVIIVATVRALKYNGGVPKDQLNNENLEALEAGLPNLLKHVENITQVYKLPAVVAINEFPTDTEAEVNLVRQKCQELGVNVALSQVWAKGGEGGIEVAKEIVRLTSQPNEFQFCYEDDLTIAEKINAIATKIYGADGVDFTPQAKKELDRLEGLGFGNMPICMAKTQYSLTDDQTKLGRPTGFRITVRQLTVSAGAGFIVALTGEIMKMPGLPKVPAAEKIDVDENGVISGLF; encoded by the coding sequence ATGGGATTCAAATCTGATATAGAAATAGCACAAGAGGCTCAACCTCAAGATATAAGAGAGATAGCTAAAAAGCTAGGTTTAGGTGAAGATGACATAGAGTTATATGGAAAATATAAAGCTAAAGTTGATTACAACCTATTAAAAAGAGATAATGGTGGTAAAAAAGCTAAGTTAATATTAACTACAGCAATAAACCCAACTCCAGCAGGAGAAGGAAAAACTACTACTACTATAGGTGTAGCTGATGGATTATCTAAGTTAGGAGAAAATGTATTAGTTGCACTAAGAGAACCTTCTTTAGGACCTGTATTTGGTGTTAAAGGTGGAGCAGCTGGTGGAGGGTATGCACAAGTTGTTCCTATGGAAGATATAAACTTACACTTTACAGGAGACTTCCATGCTATAGGAGCTGCTAATAACTTATTAGCTGCTATGCTTGATAACCATATACACCAAGGAAATACATTAGGAATAGATTCTAGAACTATAACTTGGAGAAGATGCGTTGATATGAACGATAGACAACTAAGAAATGTTGTTGATGGCTTAGGCGCAAGAGCAGATGGTGTAGTTAGAGAAGATGGATTTGATATAACAGTTGCATCAGAAGTAATGGCTGCTTTCTGTTTAGCAAGTGATATAACTGATTTAAAAGCTAGATTAGGAAGAATAATAGTTGGATACAACTTCCAAGGAGAGCCTGTAACTGCAGAGCAATTAAAAGCTAATGGAGCTATGGCAGCATTATTAAAAGATGCTTTAAAACCAAATTTAGTTCAAACATTAGAAGGAACACCAGCATTTGTTCATGGTGGACCATTTGCAAATATAGCTCATGGTTGCAACTCAGTTATAGCTACAAGAATGGCAATGCATTTTGCTGACTATGTAGTAACAGAAGGTGGATTTGGTGCAGATCTTGGTGCAGAAAAATTCCTAGATATAAAATGTAGAATGGCAGACTTAAAGCCAGATGCTGTTATAATAGTTGCTACTGTAAGAGCATTAAAATACAATGGTGGAGTACCAAAAGATCAATTAAATAATGAAAACTTAGAAGCTTTAGAAGCTGGACTTCCAAACTTATTAAAGCATGTTGAAAATATAACTCAAGTATATAAATTACCAGCAGTAGTTGCTATAAATGAATTCCCAACTGATACTGAAGCAGAAGTTAACTTAGTAAGACAAAAATGTCAAGAACTAGGGGTTAATGTTGCATTATCTCAAGTTTGGGCAAAAGGTGGAGAAGGTGGAATTGAAGTAGCTAAGGAAATCGTGAGATTAACTAGCCAACCAAATGAATTCCAATTCTGCTACGAAGATGATTTAACTATAGCAGAAAAAATAAATGCTATAGCTACTAAGATATACGGAGCTGATGGTGTAGACTTTACTCCACAAGCTAAAAAAGAATTAGATAGATTAGAAGGTTTAGGATTTGGAAATATGCCAATATGTATGGCTAAGACTCAATATTCTTTAACTGATGATCAAACTAAATTAGGAAGACCAACAGGATTTAGAATAACAGTAAGACAATTAACTGTTTCAGCTGGTGCTGGATTTATAGTTGCTCTTACTGGAGAAATAATGAAGATGCCAGGACTTCCAAAAGTTCCAGCAGCTGAAAAAATAGATGTAGATGAAAATGGAGTAATTTCAGGATTATTCTAA
- the cooS gene encoding anaerobic carbon-monoxide dehydrogenase catalytic subunit has product MDKKMLTIDLNSRVLLDKAEKDGVETMYDRKLGFKSQCGFGLQGNCCRICGMGPCRISPKTPRGLCGADEHVIVGRNFARMVAGGTAAHSDHARDIAHTLALSSRDGNYKIRDEAKLIALAKDWDVETEDRDIYDIAHEVADIALMEFGKPHGVSRFLKYAPKKRQEVWKQYAIEPRAIDREIATIMHSTHIGCTADIDSLIHLSLRTSLADGWCGSMMGTRLSDILFGTPTPRRTEANLAVLEESKVNILLHGHEPSLSEMIVLAAEDSELLELAKEVGADGINLAGMCCTGNEVTMRHGVKIAGDFHQQELALVTGAVEAMIVDVQCIFPALAKVADCYHTKFVTTSPKAKITGSTYIEFTEENAYEDAKKIVKEAVLNFKNRNKEKVLIPELKSAATVGFSVEAVINKLDNVVNSQIDPAGTVKPLVDCLKSGVLRGAAAVVGCNNAKGVSNEAHVTIMKELIKNDIIVVSTGCGAQAAAKFGLMDEDAAQKYAGKGLATVCQLVGIPPVLHMGSCVDISRILETVAAVANYLDMDMCDIPAVGIAPEWMSEKAVAIGCYVVASGIDTYLGIMPPVTGSSRAVEILCGELEEKVGAKFTVNENCHELAATIISDIEKKRVHFEKLVEEKMMADAEA; this is encoded by the coding sequence ATGGATAAAAAAATGTTAACTATCGATTTAAATAGCCGTGTCTTGTTAGATAAGGCTGAAAAAGATGGCGTAGAGACAATGTATGATAGAAAATTGGGATTCAAGTCTCAGTGTGGATTTGGTCTTCAAGGTAACTGCTGTAGAATATGTGGAATGGGGCCATGTAGAATAAGTCCAAAAACTCCTAGAGGGTTATGTGGAGCAGACGAGCATGTTATAGTAGGTAGAAACTTTGCGAGAATGGTTGCTGGAGGAACAGCAGCTCACTCTGACCATGCAAGGGATATAGCTCATACATTAGCACTATCAAGTAGAGATGGTAACTATAAAATAAGAGACGAAGCAAAATTAATAGCATTAGCAAAGGATTGGGATGTAGAAACAGAAGATAGAGATATCTATGATATAGCTCATGAAGTTGCTGATATAGCATTAATGGAGTTTGGTAAACCACATGGCGTATCAAGATTTTTAAAATATGCTCCTAAAAAGAGACAAGAAGTTTGGAAACAATACGCAATAGAACCTAGAGCTATAGATAGAGAAATAGCTACAATAATGCATTCAACTCATATAGGGTGTACGGCTGACATAGACAGTTTAATTCACTTATCATTAAGAACATCATTAGCTGATGGATGGTGTGGATCTATGATGGGAACACGTTTAAGTGATATCCTATTTGGAACTCCAACACCAAGAAGAACAGAAGCTAACCTAGCTGTATTAGAGGAAAGTAAAGTAAATATATTACTACATGGACATGAGCCTTCATTATCAGAAATGATAGTTTTAGCAGCAGAAGATTCAGAGTTATTAGAGTTAGCTAAAGAGGTAGGAGCTGACGGTATAAACTTAGCTGGTATGTGCTGTACAGGTAACGAGGTTACTATGAGACATGGTGTTAAAATCGCAGGAGATTTCCACCAACAAGAACTTGCTTTAGTAACTGGCGCTGTTGAAGCTATGATAGTTGATGTTCAATGTATATTCCCAGCATTAGCAAAAGTTGCTGATTGCTACCATACAAAATTCGTAACAACTTCTCCAAAAGCAAAAATAACAGGATCAACATATATAGAATTTACAGAAGAAAATGCATATGAAGATGCTAAGAAAATAGTAAAAGAAGCAGTATTAAACTTTAAAAATAGAAATAAAGAAAAAGTTCTTATACCAGAACTAAAATCAGCAGCTACAGTTGGATTTAGTGTTGAAGCAGTAATCAATAAACTAGATAATGTTGTAAACTCTCAAATAGATCCTGCAGGAACAGTTAAGCCATTAGTAGACTGTTTAAAATCAGGAGTATTAAGAGGAGCAGCAGCAGTTGTTGGATGTAACAATGCTAAAGGTGTTTCAAATGAAGCTCATGTAACTATAATGAAAGAATTAATTAAAAATGATATCATAGTTGTTTCTACAGGATGTGGAGCTCAAGCAGCAGCTAAATTTGGATTAATGGATGAAGATGCAGCTCAAAAATATGCTGGTAAAGGCTTAGCAACAGTTTGTCAATTAGTTGGTATTCCACCAGTTTTACACATGGGATCTTGTGTTGATATAAGCCGTATATTAGAAACTGTTGCAGCAGTAGCTAATTATTTAGATATGGATATGTGTGATATACCAGCAGTTGGTATAGCTCCAGAGTGGATGTCTGAAAAGGCAGTAGCTATAGGTTGTTATGTTGTTGCATCTGGTATAGATACATACTTAGGTATAATGCCTCCAGTAACAGGGTCATCAAGAGCAGTTGAAATACTATGTGGAGAGCTAGAAGAAAAAGTTGGAGCTAAATTTACAGTTAATGAAAACTGTCATGAATTAGCAGCTACTATAATAAGCGACATAGAGAAAAAACGTGTTCACTTTGAAAAATTAGTAGAAGAAAAAATGATGGCTGATGCAGAAGCTTAG